In Paenibacillus sonchi, the genomic stretch GGCTTGACGGCATTTGATATCCATGAACTTCTCTGCGCCGAGATCCGCCCCGAAGCCTGCTTCCGTCACCACCACATCACCCAGCTTCAGCGCATAACGGGTACCGATTACACTGCTGCAGCCATGGGCGATATTAGCAAAAGGCCCGCCATGCACAATTACCGGTGTCCCCTCCAGTGTCTGCACCAGATTGGGCTTCACAGCTTCCTTCAGCAGCGCAGTCATGGCTTCCACTGCCCCGATATCCTTTGCCGTGACCGGCTGGCCCGACTGGTCATATCCGACCAGCATGCGGCTTAGGCGTTTTTTGAGATCGGCAAGACCGTCGCACAGGCATAGCACAGCCATAATCTCGGAGGCGGTTGTAATCTGGAAACCGCTCTCCCGCACCGTACCGTTGCCATCGCCTAGACCCGTCACAATACTGCGCAGGCTGCGGTCATTCATATCCATTACGCGTTTCCAGACAATGCGCTGAGGGTCCAGTCCGAGAAGGTTGCCCTGAAAAAGATGATTGTCGATCATAGCCGACAGCAGATTATGCGCCGAGGTTACCGCATGTATATCGCCTGTAAAATGCAGGTTGATCTCATCCGCCGGAACAATCTGCGCCTTGCCACCGCCGGTGGCTCCGCCTTTCATTCCTAAGGTCGGACCAAGCGAAGGCTCGCGCAGCGCCGCTACGGTCCTAACCCCCGCTGCATTCAGCGCCTGGGACAGTCCGATGGTCGTCAGCGTTTTGCCTTCGCCTGCCGGAGTCGGATTCATCGCGGTGACCAGCACCAGCTTCCCGTCCTGCTTGTGCTTAAGCTCATCCCAAAGGGATGGCGACAGCTTGCTTTTATACTTGCCGTACAGCTCCAGATGCTCCTCATGAATTCCTGCTGCCGATGCCACCTCTGTAATTAACCTCATGCCGTTATAAAACCCTCCTGCCGTTATTATCCTGCTTCACCACTAACTCTATGCACTTCTCCAAGATCTACATTCCTCTTCAAAGGATACAGTGTCCCTGAAAAGCGTCAAGGATAATTTTCATAGATCCCCAAATGAAAATCCCCCCAAACCCGGCAAAGGCCGCCATTCGGGAGGAAAACTCAAGTTAAGTCCAGCACACTAATTCCAGCACACAGAAATGGCTTCGCCGTCTCCTATACAAAACGTATAGAGCAAAGCGCTATGCTTATAAATTATAAATTTCAGCAATAAAGCCGTTTTGTTCTACAGCAATGCTGCTTTCTGTTCCATCATGCTCCCAGGTGATTCCTTTGGTTCCACACGGGCTACCACGTTGCCGCAGAATACAAAATTCAGGGCCCATGGAGTAAGCTAATTCGCCCCGGCCCCTCCGCGTAACCCGCAGACATCGGCTATCAGCCGCAGGGATCTCAGCTTGTCCTCATAGCGGTGCATAAGCGTAGCGAACATAATTTCCTCGCATTGGTATTCCTCCATGAGTGCTGTCAACTGCTGCCGCACTTCGTCCGGTGATCCAAGTACCATTCGCCTGCGGTTATCCTCGATCCGGAACCGGTCATACGGCGTATACTTGTAGCCCAGTGCCGTCTCCACAGAAGGCGTGCCTGTCGAGACATGGCCCTTCTCCAGCTGAACCAGGGACAAATCCATACTGGCAGCCAGCCGGTCCGCTTCCGCGGAAGTCTCGGCGCATACAGCAAACACCGACACCAGTGCCTGGGGTGCAGAAGCTGCAGGAGACGGGCGGAAGCTGTTCCGGAAGGAGCGGACCGCCATGCTGCCCCCTGCACTGTTTATAAATCTGGCGTATGCATAGCCGGTCCCCAGCCTGGCGGCAAGAGCTGCACTTTCCCTGCTGGACCCGAGCAGCCAGAGCTCCGGGGCAGTGCTGACCTGCGGGCTGGTCTCCAGCCCGGCAAAGCGGTGCGACTGATCCGGAGCGCCATACAGATAGCTGAGCAGATCTTGGATCTGTAATTCGTACAGCTCAGCGCCGCCGGTCCGGTTCTCCTGGAGCGCTCTTGCGGCGAGCGCCCCGCCTCCTGCAGCTCTGCCCAGCCCAAGATCAATCCGGCCGGGGTACAGGGCTTCGAGGACGCGAAAGTTCTCGGCCACTTTATACGCGCTGTAATGGGGAAGCAGCACAGCTCCCGAACCGATACGGATTCTTGAGGTTACCGCAGCCAGATGTGCCATAAGCACCTCAGGGCTCGAACCGGCCAGCCCGCGTGCCGCATGATGCTCGGAGACCCAGAAGCGGTGATAGCCCAGCCGGTCCGCCTCTATGGCTAGCCTTGCGGTTTCAGCCAAAGCCTCGGCCGGCGTGCTGCCCTCCGAGACCGGCGATTGATCCAGTATGCTTAATTTCATCATCAGCGCATCTCCAAGTCATGAGATTTCAGAATGGAAGTACCCCATTTGAATCCAATTTTCTCCCCATTATAGCATTCGGGTATCTGACGTTTCCTGCTCCGCCTTCTTTACGGCAAAAAATCCTCCCCCGGTCACCCGAAGAAGGATCTTTGTCCAGCCTATGCACTTTAGATAAGCGCTAGCGTAACAGCTCTATCAATTCCGGGCCAGCTTAACCAGCATATGTGCCAGCCGGTGGCGCTCTTCCTTGCTGCCGACCTTCCACAGCTCCAGCAGCAGCTTCTCCTCGCTGTTGCGCGGTTCTTCATGTGCAGCCAGATAGTCGGCGATTTTCTCCGCCGCTGCGGCCAGCTGTTCTTCGCCCAACCCAATCTTTTGCGCCAATTGGATGCGCTTTCCCAGATAAGATCTGAAATCTTCGAAATTCTTCAGGATAACGTCTTTTTGTTCGGACTCTATCCGGTCAAGGGCGTCGCTCACTTTAGCCATCGTCACATTACCGTCCTTGTTCACCACATGATTATGTTCGGACATCTGAAGCTCCCCTTTCACTGGTAATTTCATGGTTTCCCACTACTTAACCAGGGGCCGGGGAGATGAACCATTAGAACCGGCGGCTACAGCTGTAAGACACACCTGCACGGACTGCCGGAATCTGCCCGCAGATGATCTCTTTGGTATCCTAATTCATAATACTGATTATGCACGCCCTGATTCTGCCTAGACCGCACCAATAGACGGCCATTCCAGCTCAAACCCGTTATTGCGCAGGCGGGTCTGGAAGCTGCTCAGCTGTTGCGGGGAATTCCGCACCCCGCGGGGAGTAGTCCCGTTATCCAGACAGTAAGCTGCCAGCATGCCTGCAGCCTCTCCAATGTTCCATTCCACCGGGTGAAGCCGGTAGCAGCCATTGGTGATATGCGTGGTCCCAATGTTTTTGGCAGCAGCGATCAGGTTGTTCACCCGAACCGGGATCAGCGCCCCCAGCGGGATCTGGAACGGCAGCGAAGGAATGTCGATAAAGGTCCGCAGCGCCGTGCTGGGATGAAGATCAATCCGGTAGCTGCCGATGCCAATAGTATCGGGGTATTTTTCGGCTTTGCCTCCGGGACGGTCGGCCGGGCTGAGATGCTGCTCCAGAATCGTATATTCCGCGCGGATACGGCGTCCTTCACGAATATACGGAGCCTGTGCAAGTCCATGCGGCGCTCCCGTCGCATCCGGCCGTGGACGAAGGCCAGGGTAACCTATGCCGCCATCTTTGCGGGGAGCCTCTGTCTGCATCCAATACAACAAGGAAAGACTGAGCTGCTTCGCTCTCTCCAGATGGCAGTGCCTTTCCTCCGGAGTAACGTCAACAATCGGTCCGAGCCAGTAGTCATTCTGCGGCCAGTTAACCACGCTGAGGTCCGTCTTGTAGGTCCCGGGCTGAAAATTATTGCGATCCGCCAGTCTCCGGTAAGTAAACAGCGGATTTACCCCCTCCTCCGGCAAAAGCACATAGGTCACAGGCACAAGCGTTGAGGGGGAAGGAACGGTCCAGCTCAGCTGTGGAGCCGGCCAGAAATCAGCCTGATAGTTCTTCCAGAAGTCATATTCACGCGGCTTGGCAATCGTATAATCTTCACCCTCGTTATAGTCGAGCGCCAGACAATGCGTGAACGCCTGGATATCCCGGGGATCCGCCGGACCCGCAAGGGCGTGCCTCTCCCCGGTCTCGGCAACGGATTCTGCGCCGGTTACGTACTCCACGCCTGCAAGCGGCAGCACATCCCCTTCCTCGGTTGCATCCAAAAAATAGCTGCCTGTCAGCACCAGCCTATCTCCATCCTGCCCGCACACCGTTACTGAAATCACCTCGTCCCCGTCTGTCTCGGCCTGCACGGGTTTGTATCCGGTCCATATCTGCAGCCGCCCGCTGTGCACATAGGGGCCAGCATATCCCGGAGCACCGCCAGCGCGGTGCGCGGTTCATGAGATAGACGGCTGACCCAGGCATTTCCGGGATTGAACCCCGCCCGGGCGCGCGCCTGCTCTGTGAGCGGGAAGAATCTGCGGTAATAATCGCGTACTGCATTCCGGTAAGTCCGGTAGCTTGCCGTACAGCCAAACTGTTCAATCCAGCGGTTCTCATCAGGAGGCACTACCTGGCTGGTGAGCTGTCCGCCAATCCATTCATAGGCCTCGGTCATCACCACCGACCGTCCTGACCTTGCAGCACCAAGAGCAGCCGCACAGCCTCCGGTTCCACCGCCGATAATGATTAC encodes the following:
- a CDS encoding formate--tetrahydrofolate ligase: MRLITEVASAAGIHEEHLELYGKYKSKLSPSLWDELKHKQDGKLVLVTAMNPTPAGEGKTLTTIGLSQALNAAGVRTVAALREPSLGPTLGMKGGATGGGKAQIVPADEINLHFTGDIHAVTSAHNLLSAMIDNHLFQGNLLGLDPQRIVWKRVMDMNDRSLRSIVTGLGDGNGTVRESGFQITTASEIMAVLCLCDGLADLKKRLSRMLVGYDQSGQPVTAKDIGAVEAMTALLKEAVKPNLVQTLEGTPVIVHGGPFANIAHGCSSVIGTRYALKLGDVVVTEAGFGADLGAEKFMDIKCRQAGLTPAAAVLVVTVKSLKYNGGVRKDELHQTNQAALLSGISNMERHIENLAKFGVPVLVALNHFEGDAPSEINDVLEACRRLGVPAAVSKVWAEGGAGGLELAMELKKLLEQGEGQPAAFAPLYEDNLDIPAKIKKIVTEIYRGAEVAFSPAAKRSLGMIEKLGLHQLQVCMAKTPYSFSDQPRLLGAPEGFTMGVRDITLSLGAGFAVVITGNIVTMPGLPAQPAAEGIQVDLDGVINGLE
- a CDS encoding LLM class flavin-dependent oxidoreductase; translation: MMKLSILDQSPVSEGSTPAEALAETARLAIEADRLGYHRFWVSEHHAARGLAGSSPEVLMAHLAAVTSRIRIGSGAVLLPHYSAYKVAENFRVLEALYPGRIDLGLGRAAGGGALAARALQENRTGGAELYELQIQDLLSYLYGAPDQSHRFAGLETSPQVSTAPELWLLGSSRESAALAARLGTGYAYARFINSAGGSMAVRSFRNSFRPSPAASAPQALVSVFAVCAETSAEADRLAASMDLSLVQLEKGHVSTGTPSVETALGYKYTPYDRFRIEDNRRRMVLGSPDEVRQQLTALMEEYQCEEIMFATLMHRYEDKLRSLRLIADVCGLRGGAGAN
- a CDS encoding DUF3243 domain-containing protein, which encodes MSEHNHVVNKDGNVTMAKVSDALDRIESEQKDVILKNFEDFRSYLGKRIQLAQKIGLGEEQLAAAAEKIADYLAAHEEPRNSEEKLLLELWKVGSKEERHRLAHMLVKLARN